The window TCTCTTCGCCCTCGTAAAGAGCTATGTAATCAAAGCGGTTTCTGCCCACGTAAAGAGGCCTCTTGGAAATCGCCATAAGCAGGTCCTCCGGCATCTCAACTTCCCAAGGGTCCTCCGAGGGAAAATCCATTTCTATGAGACCGCTTTTTCTCTTCGCGGTAAGAATCCCGCTTTTTGTGGAAAACACGGCGTCTTCCGTATCGGGAAGGATACCGAGAGTGAAAAGAATATGGGCGCTTGCAAGGGTGGCGTGCCCGCAAAGGTCAACTTCCATCTTGGGAGTAAACCATCTGAGTTCAAAAACACCTTTTCTCTTGAGTAAAAAAGCAGTCTCTGAGAGGTTTACCCGGGAAGCGATCTCCTGTTTTGTCCGGTCGGGCACTTCTTTTTCGAGAATGCACACAGCGGCCGGATTCCCGGAATTCGGCCCGTCGGTAAAAGCATCAACGGTATATATCCTCATCACGCCGGGAGTCTCGACGCACCGTGGTGGCCGGGGCGCCGCTTGAGAGCCAGAATAGCGTCTTTTATACCCGAGAGCGTTAGGGGAAACATGTTGCCTTCGTAAAAATCGTTTAGCATGCCTATGCTTTCAGTCCACCTCCACTCATCTTGTGGCACGGGGTTAAGCCACACTGTAAAAGGATATTTCGCCTTTATCCTGTTAAGCCACAGAAGGCCCGGCTCATCGTTATTGTGTTCAACGCTTCCGTTGGGATACACAAGCTCCCACGGGGACATGGAGGCGTCACCGACTATAACGCACTTGTAGTCGCCGTTGTATTTGTTGAGTACCGAAAAGGTGGGAATCTTCTCGCTGAAGCGTCTTGCGTTATTTTTCCATACGGCTTCGTATATGCAGTTGTGGAAGTAGTAGAATTCAAGGTGCTTGAACTCATGCTTGGCGGCAGAGAAAAGCCTTGAGCAAAGCTCGACATGATCTTCCATTGAACCTCCGACGTCGAAGAACATAAGAACCTTGACGTTGTTCTTGCGTGAGGGAACAAACTCAAGGTCAAGCAGCCCCGCGTTTTTCGAAGTCCTGTCGATCGTCTTTTCAATGTCAAGCTCCTCCCCCACCCCCTCTCTCGTAAGAACCCTGAGCTTTCTAAGGGCCATTTTCATGTTCCTCACGTTTAATTCCACCGAATCGTCAAGATCGCGAAACTCTCTTTTGTCCCACACCTTGACGGCCCGCCTCTGCCTGCCTCCGTCCTGCCCTATTCGAACGCCGGCGGGATTGTAACCGTATGCACCATAGGGAGAAGTGCCGCCCGTGCCTATCCATCTGTTCCCGCCTTGGTGGCGTTTTTTCTGCTTCTCGAAAATCTCCCTCAATCTCTCCATCAATTCTTCAAGCCCGCCCATGGAACGGATCATCTGCTTATCCTCTTCGGAGAGGACGTTCTCAAAGTTTTTGCGCAGCCACTCAAGCGGAATCTGCATGAACTGCTCGGTATCGGCGAGCTGAGCCCCCCTGAAGTAAGCGGCAAAAAGCCTGTCGAACCTGTCCAGATGCCGCTCATCTTTCACCATTACGCAGCGGCTTAGATAGTAGAAATCAGTCGGGTCGTAACCGATCACGTCGCGGTCAAGGGCTTCGAGAAAAGTAAGATACTCTTTTAGGGTGACGGGAAATCCGTCGTTTTTAAGCAGCAGGAAGAAATCAAGAAACATGAACTTACCCCCTACCTTCTGAATCTTCGCCTAATCGCCTCGAGCATCTCGTAGTCCGCCTCGTTCTTGATAAGCGCACCCGAGTAAGGAGGAAGGCTCTCTTCAATATCCACTCCCGGGAGCTCACCAGCGGCCACGCGGTCGGCCGCAAGCAGTTTTATCCAGTCTATAAGTTCGCTCGTGGAGGGCTTTTTCTTGAGACCGTCAATCTCCCTTACGGAATAAAAGAGGGTGAGCGCGTTATTCATGAGTTTTCGCTCGAGATCGGGGTAATGCACCTTAACTATTTTCTCAAGAGTCTTGCGGTCGGGAAAAGCTATGTAGTGAAAAAAGCACCTTCTCAAAAAGGCATCCGGAAGTTCCTTTTCGTTATTCGAGGTAATTATCACTATGACTCTCTTAACCGCCTTTACGGTTTTTTTGAGCTCGTAGCAGTAAAACTCCATCCTGTCGAGCTCCAAAAGAAGATCGTTTGGAAACTCTATGTCCGCCTTGTCTATCTCGTCAATCAGAAGCACTACCTGTTCAGGACTCTCGAAAGCCTCCCAGAGCTTTCCTTTCTTTATGTAGTTCGAGATATCGTTTACCCTCTCGTCTCCGAGTTGCGAGTCGCGAAACCTGGCGACGGCGTCGTATTCGTAGAGGCCTTGCTGCGCAGTTGTGGTGGACTTTATGTGCCAGGTTATAAGTTGCTTTCCAAGGGCTTTTGCGACCTCAAACGCGAGCATGGTCTTGCCCGTTCCCGGTTCGCCCTTAACAAGTAGCGGACGCTCAAGCGTAATGGCCGCGTTAACGGCCACGGCTAAGTCGTTTGTAGCTATGTAATCGTTTGTGCCTTTGAACTTCATTTTTCACCCACCCGCAGGGAATCTCAAGAACTCCCCCTACTTATTGAATACGATTGTCCTGTTTTTGTAAATCAAAATCTCCCGGTTTATATGGGACCAGATCGCGTTTGAAAGAACAAGCTTCTCAAGATCCTGCCCCTTTCTCTTGAGGTCGTCTATTGAATCATCATAGTTAACCTTTATGACATCCTGCTCTATTATGGGTCCCGAATCGAGCTCCTCGGTTACGTAATGACAGGTTGCTCCGACCACCTTAACCCCCCTTTCATACGCGGAGTGATAAGGACGCGCACCGGGAAAGGCCGGAAGAAACGAATGATGGATATTCATTATTCTGTTGGGGTAATGCGATACGAAATTCTCGGTAAAAATCTGCATATATCTTGCAAGCACTATGAAATCCACATCGTAGCGGTGAAGAAGCTCAAGCTGCTCTGCCTCCACTGCTTCCTTGTTGTCCTTTACGTCTTCGAACACGTAGAAATCTGCTCCATGAAGACCCGCCACATCCCTGAGATCCGGATGATTGCTTATCACAAGGGGCATCTCAACGTCCCATTCCCTGGCGCGGAGTCTGTAAATTATGTCCGAGAGGCAGTGGGGAAGCTTGGAAACGAAAACCGCCATGCGCGGGATGTCTCCCGTAAAGAAAACCTCAAATTTCATGTCGAGTTTCTTCGCCACTTTCTCGCGGAAAACCTCCTCCGTCTCCTCGCGGGAGAGAGTAAAGCCGTCCATCCCCCACTTGGCCCGGATAAAGGTCACCATGTCGTTCGTGTCAACACAATGCTGCAACGCGTGGATATTACCCCCGTATTCGAATATAAAGTTGGTGACCGCGTGAACAAGACCAGGGCGATCCGGGGAGTGCACTAGCAGAATTGCTTCTTCCTGTTTTTTCGGCATTTTCGATTAAGGTCCGTTTCCTGGTTTTTGGTGGCTTCCGTCTATAAGATTAAGACCAAGGCTCCTTGTAGTAGTAGGTAAAGTTAGCAACCTTCGGCCGTTCCGTCCACCCTTTTTTTCTGTAAAAGCCCCGCAGATACGATGGCTTGTCCTTGCCGTTGGTCACCATCAGACGGTAGACATCCCTTTTTTTACCCTCTTCCATAACTGCCTCGATAAGGCGGCTCCCCGCCCCCATTCCGCTTGCCGAAGGACTTACGAACAGATCCGAGACGTAGCCCTCGTAGCTTCCGAGCATAACGAACGGTACCCAGTGAACGGTGGTGAACCCGAGGACCCTTCCCCCGGAATCACATGCGACGTACATGGTGTGTCCTTCCGGATCTCCGTCTGCTTGAAGTATGAGATCCCGGATCGGAGACGACACTTCCTCAAGTGAAAGGGAGTTCCTTCTCTCGGACCAGCCGATCTCTCTCAGTATCAGGGCCATCGCCTCCGCATCGTCGCCCGTGGCTTTTCTTACGGTGACTTCTTTCAAGGTTCTTCCTGCAACAGTATCATTTTTTCTTTTTTCCCAAGGCTTCAACCAGAGCCCCGAGGCTCTCCAAAACCCCCGGGCTGCGCAGAATTTTGGGGAGTTCCCTGTCAACTTCGGTACAAGCTCCTTCTATATTCGCCACGACCTCGCGGCGAAGAGCCTTTTTAGAGAAGGCGTAACCGGGAATAAGCGACGGGCCGTACTGCCCCGCGAACTCAACGCAGTGAGAAAAAAGCTTGTCCGCTTCGTGGCTTTCATCGAAAAAACCGAGTCTGACGGCGTCGCGGGGTTCGTAAAGAAAACCTGTTGTCATGACCTGCTGCGCAATTGCCGTACCCAGCACGTAAAGCACGATCTGGGCTATCGCCGAAGGAATGGGAAAACCTATGGTGATTTCATTAAGACCGAATCTTGCTCCTGAATCAACGCATACCCTGTAATCGCAGCAGAGAGCCAGTATAAGTCCACCCGCTATCGCGTGACCGTTTACCGCAGCCACAACAGGTCTTTCATAAGTAAAGACCCGGAGCAAAGCGCCGCGAAAACGCTCGTACCACTGCCAGATTTCCTCTTCGTCCCCAGCGGTAAAAAGCGAAAGATGGTACTTAAGATCAAGACCGGCGGAAAAAGCCCTCTGAGAAGAGGTAAGCACCACCGGGCTTTCCGTGTGATCGCTCTCAAGCGTCGTGAAAGCCTCTTCAAGATCGCTGAAGAAGCCTTCGCCCATGACGTTCATCGGGTTTGAGTTCATGCGCACGACCGCGACGTCACCAATTCTTTCAATTTCCCAGCTCATAATGTTTCTCAATTCGCCCGAGCACCGAAATCAGACCCTTTTGCCCTCCGAGCGGCGGCTCCATGAATCCCTAAGAGAAACCGTCCTGTTAAAAACGGGCGCGCCAGAAGCCGAATCCACGGAATCAAGGATGAAATATCCCTTCCTCTCAAACTGGTAGTTAATCCCCCGCGGATTGTTCACATTCACAAGAGCCGGTTCGGCCACGCAGTCTTCAAGGACCTGCAGTGAATCGGGATTTAGAAATTCGGTGAATTCCCTCTGTTTGTCGGCCATAGGATTGGGAACGGTAAAAAGTCTGTCGTAGAGCCTTACGGTCACCCTCGAGGCGTTTTTCGCACAAACCCAGTGTATGGTGCCTCTTACCTTCCTTCCGTCAGGCGCGCTCCCGCCTCTTGTTTCGGGGTCGTATTCACAGTGAACCTCAGTTACCTCTCCGGTCGTCGGGTCGCGCTCAAAACCCACGCACCTCACTATGTAGGCGTAGCGCAGGCGCACTTCGGAACCGGGGGAGAGCCTGTAGAACTTTTTCGGAGGATCCTCCATGAAATCATCCCTTTCAATGAAAAGCTCTTTTGAGAAAGGGACTTTTCTTTTTCCCATGGAGGGATCTTCCGGATTGTTTACCGCTTCGAGCTCCTCTTCTGCGTCTTCGGGATAATTGATTATCACCACTTTCAGCGGGTCAAGCACCGCCATAACCCTCTGCGCCCTCTTGTTAAGATCCTCCCTTACGCTGTGCTCAAGAAGCTCCACGTCTATTAGGCTGTCCTGCTTCGTGATGCCTATTTTCCGGCAGAAATCCCTTATCGACTCAGGCGTGTACCCTCTTCTGCGCAACCCCGAGATCGTGGGCATCCTGGGATCGTCCCACCCGCTTACGTATCCCTCGGAAACCAGCTTCATGAGGTTTCTCTTGCTGAGAACCGTGTAGCTGAGGTTGAGCCTCGCGAACTCAATCTGCTGGGAATGATATATGCCTAGCTGGGCGATAAACCAGTCGTAAAGAGGCCGGTGGTCCTCAAACTCAAGAGTGCAGAGCGAATGTGTGATGCCCTCAATGGAGTCGCTCTGTCCGTGGGCCCAGTCATACATCGGATAAATGGACCAGTAATCCTCGGTACGGGCATGGGACTCCTTCATTATCCGGTACATGACCGGGTCGCGCATGTTAATATTGCCCGAAGCCATGTCTATTTTCGCCCGAAGCACGTACTGTCCATCGTCGAAATCCCCGTCTCTCATAGCCCGGAAAAGCTTAAGGTTCTCCTCAACAGATCTCTCCCTTGAAGGGCTCTCCCTGCCGGGTTCCGAAAGCGTTCCCCGGTATTCTCTTATTTCCTCAGCGCTCAGATCGTCCACGTAGGCCTTCCCCTCGCTTATCAGCCTAAGGGCGTATTCATAGAGCTGCTCGAAATAATCAGAGGCGTAATAGGTCCTGTCTTCCCAGTCAAACCCGAGCCACCTGACGTCTTCCTTGATAGCCTCCTCATATCTTACGTCTTCCTTTGAGGGGTTTGTATCGTCAAAGCGCAGGTTGCATGTTCCGCCGAATTCCTCGGCTATACCGAAATTAAGACATATGGATTTCGCATGGCCTATATGGAGATAGCCGTTGGGCTCGGGGGGGAAACGGGTGACGGGCTTTGCGATACCGGCCTGAAGATCGCTTCTTATCCTGGCTCTTATGAAATCCTCGGATTCCGGAGATCCGTCTTTGTCCGTCTTCGATTTCATGGTTATGCGCGATAATGCCCACAGGACAAGAGGATGAAGTTCCAAGTTGCGGACCCTAGGTGACCCTCTTTTTCCTTCCGGGCGGTCCCACGCGGCAGAGGAAACCGCACTATTTCCATTTTATGTTGCACCCGATGCTCGGAATCTGCTCCCATTCAATTGCCTGGCCCGCTATAATGGAGTCGAGTGCCATACGCATATCCTTTCCGGTAACCGGTTTTCCGTTCCCGGGTCTTGAGTCGTCAAACTGCCCCCTGTATATGCACTTCAGGTCGCGGTCGTAAACGAAAAAGTCGGGGGTGCAGGCGGCGTCATAGGCCTTGGCGATTTCCTGCGTCTCATCGAACAGATAGGGAAACGAGTATCCCTTTTCCTCTGCGACTTCCTTCATCCTCTCGGGAGAATCGTCAGGATAGTTCTCAACGTCGTTTGAATTTATCGCTATGAAGGAAACTCCCTTGGAAATGTACTCATCGGCAACTTCCACCAGCCCATCCTGCAGGTGCTTTACGTAAGGACAGTGGTTGCATATAAACATAAGAACCGTGGCAACATCCGACTTGAGATCGCCAAGCGACAGTTCGCCGCCGCTTACAACATCCGGCAATCGGAAGTCAGGAGCCTCGCTCCCCAAGGGAATCATCGTCGATAGAGTCTTAACCATTTTTATCTTCTCCTAAGTTCTTAGGTTATTTGTCAGTGAAACCGATCCGCTTGTGCGAACCGTCGCAAAACGGCTTGTTCTCAGAAGCCCCACAGCGGCAGAGATAATAAGGATCATCCCCCGAGAGCCCCGAATCATCCTCAACGCAAAGTTCAATATCTCCGCAAACCTCGTAGGGACCGTTTTTAAGCGACCTTATAACCGCGTCCCCTTCCTTGTCGGGAGCAGAAGATTCGCCAGACGTAAGGCTGCTCTTAAACCCCTCTTTCCTGTGCGAACCGTCGCAAAACGGCTTGTTTCCAGAGGTCCCGCAGCGGCAAAGAGCGGTTTTCCTTTTTATCGCAAGTCCGTTCCCTTCCCCGTCTTCAAGCAACTCGAGGTCGCTTACAATCAGGGGACCGTCATCCATGATCTCTATTTTGATTTTTTCACTCATATCGGACCTATTGGTTAAGGTAATTCGCCCACTCGGACAGCCGCCGTTTATGTCTGAGTTTACATTTTTTCGACAATCATTGCTATACCCATGCCACCTCCCATGCACAGAGAAACCATTCCGTACCCGCCGGGGCGGATGTTTTCAAATTCATGAAGAAGTTTTACGAGCAGCACCGCCCCCGTGGCCCCCACCGGGTGCCCGAGCGCTATGGCTCCGCCGTTTATGTTCAGTTTCTCCTCCGCAATGGGAAAATCGCTCAATACGGCAAGGGACTGCGCCGCGAAGGCTTCGTTGAGTTCAACCAGATCGATATCGTCGATTCCGAGCCCGGCTTTGTCAAGAGCCATGCGCATTGCGGGAACCGGACCGATCCCCATGATCGCAGGGTCAACACCGGAAATTGCGTAGGACTTAATCGACCCAAGCGGATTCAGACCCAGTTTTTCCGCCTTGCTCTCAGACGTGACGATCAGGGCGGCGGCTCCGTCGTTAATGCCCGATGAGTTTGCCGCGGTCACCGTGCCGTCTTTCTTGAAAACCGGTCTTAGCTTCGAGATATTCTCAAGCGTAACGTCCGGCCTCGGATGCTCGTCAGTGTCAAACTGAACGGAACTGCCCCTTCGCCCGGGAACAGACACCGAAACTATCTGGGAGGTGAATTTCCCGCCCTCCATCGCGGCTTTGGCTTTCATCTGGCTTGAGTAAGCGAACTCGTCCTGGCGCTCCCTTGATATTTCATATCTCTCCGCAAGGTTCTCCGCCGTAACTCCCATGTGGTAATCGTTAAACGCATCCATTAGCCCGTCGCACAGAATTCCGTCCACAAGCTCATCGGAAGGCGTTGACATCTTGTATCCCCACCTGGCTTTCCGAAGATAGAAGGGAGCCACGCTCATGCTTTCCATCCCTCCCGCCACAATGCATTCGCAGTCGCCGGACTTTATAGCCTGGGCGGCATTCACGACGGACTGAAGGCCCGAACCACAGACCCTGTTAACGGTAATCGCGGGGGTCTCAGCTTTTAATCCGGAATTAATCGATACCTGCCTCGCCGGATTCTGCCCTTGTCCCGCTCCCAGTATGTTGCCCATTATGCAGTCATTCACCTGTTCGGGCGGCAGGGACGCCCTGTTTATAATCTCCTTTACGACCGCCGTCCCGAGATCAACCGCGGAGACATCCTTAAGCCTTCCTCCGAACGTCCCTATCGCGGTTCTAAGGGGCTCTGAAAGCACAACCTTTTCCATTGCTACTCTCCTTTGAACTCAGCTGTTCTCTT of the Candidatus Dadabacteria bacterium genome contains:
- a CDS encoding PhzF family phenazine biosynthesis protein; the encoded protein is MRIYTVDAFTDGPNSGNPAAVCILEKEVPDRTKQEIASRVNLSETAFLLKRKGVFELRWFTPKMEVDLCGHATLASAHILFTLGILPDTEDAVFSTKSGILTAKRKSGLIEMDFPSEDPWEVEMPEDLLMAISKRPLYVGRNRFDYIALYEGEETVRSAVPELAHIRRLDSRGLIITSVSSSHRYDFVSRFFAPNAGIEEDPVTGSAHCCLCPFWSRRLGKKELTGYQASERGGLVNTRLSEKGVFLSGKAIIDGSFEINPEL
- a CDS encoding VWA domain-containing protein; this translates as MFLDFFLLLKNDGFPVTLKEYLTFLEALDRDVIGYDPTDFYYLSRCVMVKDERHLDRFDRLFAAYFRGAQLADTEQFMQIPLEWLRKNFENVLSEEDKQMIRSMGGLEELMERLREIFEKQKKRHQGGNRWIGTGGTSPYGAYGYNPAGVRIGQDGGRQRRAVKVWDKREFRDLDDSVELNVRNMKMALRKLRVLTREGVGEELDIEKTIDRTSKNAGLLDLEFVPSRKNNVKVLMFFDVGGSMEDHVELCSRLFSAAKHEFKHLEFYYFHNCIYEAVWKNNARRFSEKIPTFSVLNKYNGDYKCVIVGDASMSPWELVYPNGSVEHNNDEPGLLWLNRIKAKYPFTVWLNPVPQDEWRWTESIGMLNDFYEGNMFPLTLSGIKDAILALKRRPGHHGASRLPA
- a CDS encoding MoxR family ATPase; this translates as MKFKGTNDYIATNDLAVAVNAAITLERPLLVKGEPGTGKTMLAFEVAKALGKQLITWHIKSTTTAQQGLYEYDAVARFRDSQLGDERVNDISNYIKKGKLWEAFESPEQVVLLIDEIDKADIEFPNDLLLELDRMEFYCYELKKTVKAVKRVIVIITSNNEKELPDAFLRRCFFHYIAFPDRKTLEKIVKVHYPDLERKLMNNALTLFYSVREIDGLKKKPSTSELIDWIKLLAADRVAAGELPGVDIEESLPPYSGALIKNEADYEMLEAIRRRFRR
- the purU gene encoding formyltetrahydrofolate deformylase, which produces MPKKQEEAILLVHSPDRPGLVHAVTNFIFEYGGNIHALQHCVDTNDMVTFIRAKWGMDGFTLSREETEEVFREKVAKKLDMKFEVFFTGDIPRMAVFVSKLPHCLSDIIYRLRAREWDVEMPLVISNHPDLRDVAGLHGADFYVFEDVKDNKEAVEAEQLELLHRYDVDFIVLARYMQIFTENFVSHYPNRIMNIHHSFLPAFPGARPYHSAYERGVKVVGATCHYVTEELDSGPIIEQDVIKVNYDDSIDDLKRKGQDLEKLVLSNAIWSHINREILIYKNRTIVFNK
- a CDS encoding GNAT family N-acetyltransferase, encoding MKEVTVRKATGDDAEAMALILREIGWSERRNSLSLEEVSSPIRDLILQADGDPEGHTMYVACDSGGRVLGFTTVHWVPFVMLGSYEGYVSDLFVSPSASGMGAGSRLIEAVMEEGKKRDVYRLMVTNGKDKPSYLRGFYRKKGWTERPKVANFTYYYKEPWS
- a CDS encoding enoyl-CoA hydratase/isomerase family protein gives rise to the protein MSWEIERIGDVAVVRMNSNPMNVMGEGFFSDLEEAFTTLESDHTESPVVLTSSQRAFSAGLDLKYHLSLFTAGDEEEIWQWYERFRGALLRVFTYERPVVAAVNGHAIAGGLILALCCDYRVCVDSGARFGLNEITIGFPIPSAIAQIVLYVLGTAIAQQVMTTGFLYEPRDAVRLGFFDESHEADKLFSHCVEFAGQYGPSLIPGYAFSKKALRREVVANIEGACTEVDRELPKILRSPGVLESLGALVEALGKKKK
- a CDS encoding glutamine--tRNA ligase/YqeY domain fusion protein; amino-acid sequence: MKSKTDKDGSPESEDFIRARIRSDLQAGIAKPVTRFPPEPNGYLHIGHAKSICLNFGIAEEFGGTCNLRFDDTNPSKEDVRYEEAIKEDVRWLGFDWEDRTYYASDYFEQLYEYALRLISEGKAYVDDLSAEEIREYRGTLSEPGRESPSRERSVEENLKLFRAMRDGDFDDGQYVLRAKIDMASGNINMRDPVMYRIMKESHARTEDYWSIYPMYDWAHGQSDSIEGITHSLCTLEFEDHRPLYDWFIAQLGIYHSQQIEFARLNLSYTVLSKRNLMKLVSEGYVSGWDDPRMPTISGLRRRGYTPESIRDFCRKIGITKQDSLIDVELLEHSVREDLNKRAQRVMAVLDPLKVVIINYPEDAEEELEAVNNPEDPSMGKRKVPFSKELFIERDDFMEDPPKKFYRLSPGSEVRLRYAYIVRCVGFERDPTTGEVTEVHCEYDPETRGGSAPDGRKVRGTIHWVCAKNASRVTVRLYDRLFTVPNPMADKQREFTEFLNPDSLQVLEDCVAEPALVNVNNPRGINYQFERKGYFILDSVDSASGAPVFNRTVSLRDSWSRRSEGKRV
- a CDS encoding thioredoxin family protein; its protein translation is MVKTLSTMIPLGSEAPDFRLPDVVSGGELSLGDLKSDVATVLMFICNHCPYVKHLQDGLVEVADEYISKGVSFIAINSNDVENYPDDSPERMKEVAEEKGYSFPYLFDETQEIAKAYDAACTPDFFVYDRDLKCIYRGQFDDSRPGNGKPVTGKDMRMALDSIIAGQAIEWEQIPSIGCNIKWK
- a CDS encoding CDGSH iron-sulfur domain-containing protein, with the translated sequence MSEKIKIEIMDDGPLIVSDLELLEDGEGNGLAIKRKTALCRCGTSGNKPFCDGSHRKEGFKSSLTSGESSAPDKEGDAVIRSLKNGPYEVCGDIELCVEDDSGLSGDDPYYLCRCGASENKPFCDGSHKRIGFTDK
- a CDS encoding acetyl-CoA C-acetyltransferase; the encoded protein is MEKVVLSEPLRTAIGTFGGRLKDVSAVDLGTAVVKEIINRASLPPEQVNDCIMGNILGAGQGQNPARQVSINSGLKAETPAITVNRVCGSGLQSVVNAAQAIKSGDCECIVAGGMESMSVAPFYLRKARWGYKMSTPSDELVDGILCDGLMDAFNDYHMGVTAENLAERYEISRERQDEFAYSSQMKAKAAMEGGKFTSQIVSVSVPGRRGSSVQFDTDEHPRPDVTLENISKLRPVFKKDGTVTAANSSGINDGAAALIVTSESKAEKLGLNPLGSIKSYAISGVDPAIMGIGPVPAMRMALDKAGLGIDDIDLVELNEAFAAQSLAVLSDFPIAEEKLNINGGAIALGHPVGATGAVLLVKLLHEFENIRPGGYGMVSLCMGGGMGIAMIVEKM